One Lampris incognitus isolate fLamInc1 chromosome 18, fLamInc1.hap2, whole genome shotgun sequence genomic region harbors:
- the rnf139 gene encoding E3 ubiquitin-protein ligase RNF139, which translates to MASAQVRIGQQALAVLDVVLRVPCVFIIDAIFNSYYDPGSGWAEAAGRIFVRVLGVLVSSVVLVLSQKALFKFYTLLFAVLLGVVAVLINYYTTSHIDFYSAYYKAVLGFRLLPRNGPTLWLGVAMVQLLFSVGYVFLLNLHSVFAALVVLDVMVPLWGLILELPADVRQLVAVLSGLALALNTAVCLALRLRWFYYSCRYVYLLVRHMYRLYGLQLLLEDTWKRIRFPDVLRVFWLTRVMAQALILVYVVRAVRQESGEVIGGTMDASTNPQSYLLSWDVLWDVSSNLIISGCDSTLTVLGMSAVISSLAHYLGLSILAFIGSTEEEDKRLGFVAPVLFFILALQTGLSSLDPEERLVRLSRNMCLLLTAILHFIHGMTDPVLMSLSASHVSSFRRHFPVLLVSLVLFILPVALSYALWHHYALNTWLFAVTAFCVELCLKVVVSLTVYGLFMVDGFYNVLWEKLDDYVYYVRSTGNVIEFLFGVIMFGNGAYTMMFESGSKIRACMMCLHAYFNIYLQAKNGWKTFINRRTAVKKINSLPEARGAQLRNIEDVCAICYQEFSTSARITPCHHYFHALCLRKWLYIQDTCPMCHQRVYVEDESRDQGTFSNNNGGYAAQQDAPNVAPPPPLERGQPDAGPLAEGAEGAEAPTVRAGELAEEENEALEDNDSIEYDEEEWGTQNGRTPLEEDYINDDTDSTGD; encoded by the exons ATGGCGTCCGCTCAGGTCCGGATCGGCCAGCAGGCCTTGGCCGTGCTGGACGTGGTCCTCCGGGTCCCCTGCGTCTTTATTATCGACGCCATTTTTAACTCGTACTACGACCCCGGGTCAGGATGGGCCGAAGCGGCGGGGAGGATATTTGTCCGAGTCCTGG GTGTCCTGGTGTCCAGTGTGGTGCTAGTGCTCTCCCAGAAGGCCTTGTTCAAGTTTTACACCTTGCTGTTTGCCGTCCTGCTTGGCGTGGTGGCCGTCCTCATcaactactacaccacctcccacaTAGACTTCTATAGTGCTTACTATAAAGCCGTGCTGGGCTTCAGACTGCTGCCCCGGAATGGGCCCACCCTCTGGCTGGGAGTGGCCATGGTCCAGCTGCTCTTCAGTGTGGGCTACGTCTTCCTTCTCAACCTGCACTCAGTGTTTGCAGCGCTGGTGGTGTTGGACGTCATGGTCCCCCTGTGGGGGCTGATTTTAGAGCTGCCTGCAGACGTCAGACAGCTGGTGGCGGTGCTGTCGGGCCTAGCTTTGGCCCTGAATACGGCTGTATGCCTGGCCCTGCGCCTGCGGTGGTTCTATTACTCGTGCCGGTACGTCTATCTGCTGGTGCGGCACATGTACCGGCTCTACGGTCTTCAGCTGCTCCTAGAGGACACCTGGAAGAGGATCCGCTTCCCAGATGTACTGCGGGTATTCTGGCTGACCCGGGTTATGGCCCAGGCCCTGATCTTGGTCTACGTGGTACGGGCGGTCCGGCAGGAGAGTGGTGAGGTCATAGGTGGGACAATGGATGCCAGCACTAACCCACAG AGTTACCTGCTGAGTTGGGACGTGCTGTGGGACGTGTCCAGTAACCTCATCATCTCGGGATGTGACTCCACCCTCACCGTGCTGGGCATGAGCGCCGTGATCTCCTCGCTCGCCCACTACCTGGGCCTCAGCATCTTGGCCTTCATAG GCTCTACAGAAGAAGAGGACAAACGTCTGGGTTTTGTGGCACCGGTTCTGTTCTTCATCCTGGCACTACAAACGGGCCTCAGCAGCCTTGACCCAGAGGAACGGCTG GTCCGTCTGAGCCGGAACATGTGCCTTCTGCTGACGGCCATCCTTCACTTCATCCACGGTATGACCGATCCGGTGCTCATGTCATTGAGCGCGTCGCACGTCTCCTCGTTCCGCCGTCACTTCCCTGTGCTGCTGGTTTCCCTGGTGCTTTTCATCCTGCCCGTGGCCCTTAGCTACGCTCTCTGGCACCACTACGCGCTCAACACCTGGCTGTTTGCCGTCACCGCCTTCTGCGTGGAGCTCTGCCTCAAG GTGGTGGTCTCCCTGACGGTGTACGGCCTGTTCATGGTGGACGGCTTCTACAACGTGCTGTGGGAGAAGCTGGATGATTACGTGTATTACGTGCGCTCCACGGGCAACGTCATCGAGTTCCTGTTCGGCGTCATCATGTTTGGGAATGGCGCCTACACCATGATGTTTGAGTCGGGCAGCAAGATCCGTGCCTGCATGATGTGCCTGCACGCCTACTTCAACATCTACCTGCAGGCCAAGAACGGCTGGAAGACCTTCATCAACCGCCGCACCGCCGTCAAGAAAATCAACTCTCTGCCCGAGGCGCGCGGTGCGCAGCTGCGCAACATCGAGGACGTGTGCGCCATCTGCTACCAGGAGTTCTCGACCTCGGCCCGCATCACGCCCTGCCACCACTACTTCCACGCTCTGTGCTTGAGGAAATGGCTGTACATCCAGGACACCTGCCCCATGTGTCACCAGCGGGTGTACGTGGAGGATGAGAGCCGGGACCAGGGCACCTTCTCCAACAACAACGGGGGCTACGCCGCGCAGCAGGATGCACCCAATGTGGCTCCCCCGCCCCCGCTGGAGCGGGGCCAGCCGGACGCCGGGCCCCTGGCAGAGGGAGCAGAGGGAGCCGAGGCCCCAACTGTTCGGGCAGGAGAGCTAGCGGAGGAGGAGAACGAGGCGCTGGAGGATAACGATAGCATTGAGTACGATGAGGAGGAGTGGGGGACTCAGAACGGCAGAACGCCTCTAGAGGAAGACTATATAAACGATGACACAGACTCTACCGGGGACTGA